From a single Brassica napus cultivar Da-Ae chromosome C9, Da-Ae, whole genome shotgun sequence genomic region:
- the LOC106441734 gene encoding glutathione S-transferase T3-like, with product MDPLFVNSPGFVHSLGFVHSPGFVNLSASQNTQTIDVESSEFPSFSSHSSVGPKPLERRKWTPKEDLVLISAWLNTSKDPIVGNEQKAGAFWKRIEDYVNASPQLNGFPPREYSQSLKNQASGQNENDVMKVAHDIFTNDHEYKFTLEHCWSELRFDQKWRSHYMSKDGAKDKGKESTDKRKEQAEVVVDDEEARPPGVKATKAAKRRKHGNEAAFDQINNILAVKNDISKKKILSRLLAQTEETLSDIEVSLKNKLISEML from the exons atggATCCTCTCTTCGTTAACTCTCCCGGGTTTGTCCACTCTCTCGGGTTTGTCCACTCTCCCGGGTTTGTTAACCTCTCAGCTTCACAGAACACTCAAACAATAGACGTAGAGTCTTCTGAGTTCCCTAGCTTTAGTAGTCACAGCTCTGTAGGTCCTAAGCCACTGGAAAGACGCAAGTGGACACCAAAAGAAGACTTGGTGCTGATcagtgcttggttgaacacCAGCAAGGATCCGATAGTCGGTAATGAGCAGAAGGCAGGGGCGTTTTGGAAGAGAATAGAGGACTACGTTAACGCAAGCCCTCAGCTCAATGGCTTTCCTCCTAGAGAGTATAGTCAGT ctttgaagaaccaagctaGTGGCCAAAACGAGAATGATGTAATGAAGGTTGCGCATGACATCTTCACTAATGACCATGAGTACAAGTTCACTCTTGAACATTGTTGGAGTGAACTCAGGTTCGATCAAAAATGGAGATCACACTACATGTCCAAAGATGGTGCAAAGGACAAAGGGAAGGAATCTACGGACAAGAGGAAGGAACAAGCGGAGGTGGTGGTCGACGATGAAGAGGCTCGGCCTCCTGGTGTTAAGGCTACCAAAGCAGCCAAACGGAGGAAGCACGGGAATGAAGCAGCTTTTGATCAAATAAACAACATCCTAGCTGTGAAAAATGACATATCGAAAAAGAAAATCCTTAGCCGTCTCCTAGCCCAAACAGAAGAGACACTATCTGATATTGAAGTCTCTCTTAAGAACAAACTCATATCTGAAATGCTTTGA